In Odontesthes bonariensis isolate fOdoBon6 chromosome 22, fOdoBon6.hap1, whole genome shotgun sequence, one genomic interval encodes:
- the LOC142372855 gene encoding tubulin alpha-1B chain-like gives MPSDKTIGGGDDSFNTFFTETGSGKHVPRAVFVDLEPTVIDEVRKGTYRQLFHPEQLITGKEDAANNYARGHYTIGKEIIDLVLDRIRKLSDQCTGLQGFLVFHSFGGGTGSGFTSLLMERLSVDFGKKSKLEFSIYPAPQISTAVVEPYNAILTTHTTLEHSDCAFMVDNEAIYDICRRNLDIERPTYTNLNRLVSQMVSSITASLRFDGALNVDLTEFQTNLVPYPRIHFPLATYAPVISAEKAYHEQLTVAEITNACFEPANQMVKCDPRHGKYMACCLLYRGDVVPKDVNAAIATIKTKRTIQFVDWCPTGFKVGINYQPPTVVPGGDLAKVQRAVCMLSNTTAIAEAWARLDHKFDLMYAKRAFVHWYVGEGMEEGEFSEAREDMAALEKDYEEVGLDSAEGEGEEEGEEY, from the exons ATGCCCAGTGACAAGACCATTGGAGGAGGAGATGATTCCTTCAACACCTTCTTCACTGAGACTGGATCTGGGAAGCATGTCCCCAGAGCTGTTTTTGTGGACCTGGAACCCACTGTCATTG ATGAGGTGCGCAAAGGGACCTACCGCCAGCTGTTCCACCCAGAGCAGCTGATCACTGGCAAGGAGGATGCTGCCAACAACTACGCCCGTGGGCACTACACCATCGGAAAAGAGATCATTGACCTGGTTCTGGACAGGATCCGGAAGCTG TCGGACCAGTGCACCGGCCTTCAGGGCTTCCTGGTGTTCCACAGCTTTGGTGGTGGCACCGGCTCTGGTTTCACCTCCCTGCTGATGGAACGTTTGTCCGTCGACTTCGGGAAGAAGTCCAAGCTGGAGTTCTCCATCTACCCGGCTCCGCAGATTTCCACTGCGGTGGTGGAGCCCTACAACGCCATCCTGACCACCCACACCACCCTGGAGCACTCGGACTGCGCCTTCATGGTGGATAACGAGGCCATCTACGACATCTGCCGCAGGAACCTGGACATCGAGCGTCCCACCTACACCAACCTGAACCGGCTGGTCAGCCAGATGGTGTCCTCCATCACCGCTTCTCTGCGCTTCGACGGCGCCCTCAACGTGGACCTGACGGAGTTCCAGACCAACCTGGTGCCGTATCCACGGATCCACTTCCCTCTGGCCACGTACGCCCCCGTCATCTCCGCCGAGAAGGCTTACCACGAGCAGCTCACCGTGGCCGAGATCACCAACGCCTGCTTCGAGCCGGCCAATCAGATGGTGAAGTGCGACCCTCGCCACGGTAAGTACATGGCGTGCTGCCTCCTGTACCGCGGCGACGTGGTGCCCAAAGACGTCAACGCCGCCATCGCCACCATCAAAACCAAGCGCACCATCCAGTTTGTGGACTGGTGCCCCACCGGCTTCAAGGTGGGCATCAACTACCAGCCCCCCACTGTGGTTCCTGGAGGAGACCTGGCAAAGGTGCAGAGAGCCGTGTGCATGCTGAGCAACACCACCGCCATCGCTGAGGCCTGGGCTCGCCTGGACCACAAGTTCGACCTGATGTACGCCAAGCGGGCCTTCGTCCACTGGTATGTGGGGGAGGGCATGGAGGAGGGGGAGTTCTCTGAGGCCCGGGAGGACATGGCTGCTCTGGAGAAGGACTACGAAGAGGTGGGCCTGGACTCTGCTGAAGGggaaggggaggaggagggggaggagtattAG